In one Rhodococcus sp. B50 genomic region, the following are encoded:
- the gmd gene encoding GDP-mannose 4,6-dehydratase → MKTALITGITGQDGSYLAEFLLQKGYEVHGLIRRSSSFNTSRIDHLYVDPHEPNAKLFLHYGDLSDGARLVTLLSQINPDEVYNLGAQSHVRVSFDEPEHTGNTTGIGSIRLLEAVRLAGVNCRYYQASSSEMFGATPPPQNEETPFYPRSPYGAAKVYSYWVTRNYREAYGMFAVNGILFNHESPRRGETFVTRKITRAVARIKAGVEKHLYMGNLDAVRDWGYAPEYVEGMWRMLQADEPDDFVLATGEAYSVKDFLQVAFEHGGMNWEDHVKFDERYLRPTEVDSLIGDASKAHEKLGWKARVHTPELARIMVDADIEALTHEGRAWIDKPAHPDWEIL, encoded by the coding sequence ATGAAGACTGCGCTGATCACTGGTATCACAGGTCAAGATGGATCGTATCTCGCTGAATTTCTTCTGCAAAAAGGGTACGAGGTTCATGGACTCATTCGTAGGTCGTCTTCGTTTAATACGTCGCGTATTGACCATTTGTATGTCGATCCCCATGAACCCAATGCAAAGTTGTTCTTGCACTATGGAGATCTGAGTGACGGTGCACGACTTGTTACATTGCTCTCGCAGATCAACCCCGACGAAGTTTACAACCTTGGTGCTCAGTCGCATGTCAGGGTGAGTTTTGATGAACCCGAACACACCGGTAATACAACGGGAATTGGATCCATCCGCCTTCTGGAAGCTGTTCGGTTGGCAGGGGTCAACTGCCGGTACTACCAGGCCTCGAGCTCGGAGATGTTCGGTGCTACTCCTCCGCCTCAGAATGAGGAAACCCCGTTCTATCCGCGTTCGCCGTATGGTGCTGCGAAGGTGTACTCCTACTGGGTGACGCGGAATTATCGCGAGGCATATGGCATGTTCGCGGTGAACGGGATTCTGTTCAACCATGAGTCGCCCCGTCGCGGTGAGACATTTGTGACTCGCAAGATCACGCGCGCGGTGGCGCGCATCAAGGCCGGCGTCGAGAAGCACCTGTACATGGGAAATCTCGATGCGGTGCGAGACTGGGGATACGCCCCGGAGTACGTGGAAGGCATGTGGCGCATGCTTCAGGCTGACGAGCCTGACGACTTCGTACTGGCAACAGGCGAGGCCTACTCTGTGAAGGACTTCCTGCAGGTTGCGTTCGAGCATGGCGGCATGAACTGGGAAGATCATGTCAAGTTCGACGAGCGGTATCTCCGGCCGACTGAGGTTGATTCGCTGATCGGTGATGCGTCGAAGGCTCATGAAAAACTGGGTTGGAAGGCTCGGGTTCATACACCGGAGTTGGCACGGATCATGGTCGACGCGGACATCGAGGCTCTGACGCACGAAGGACGAGCCTGGATCGATAAGCCGGCTCACCCCGATTGGGAGATTCTCTGA
- a CDS encoding UDP-glucose dehydrogenase family protein, with product MSSRIAVFGTGYLGATHAACMAELGHDVVGVDVDAAKISKLEAGEVPFYEPGLEEVLKRNLSSGRLRFTSSYKDAAEHADVHFIGVGTPQKKGEYAADLTYVDAVVEQLAPLLTKPAVIYGKSTVPVGTAQRLGELARRLAPVGDEVEVAWNPEFLREGYAVEDTLHPDRLVLGVDPKRPGRAESVAREVYAQLLDEEIPFLVTDLPTAELVKTAANAFLATKISFINAMAEVCDAAGADVTVLADAIGRDARIGRRFLNAGIGFGGGCLPKDIRAFMARAGELGADQALTFLREVDNINMRRRTQMVEHVREAVGGSLLGTRVAVLGAAFKPDSDDVRDSPALNVAGQIQLQGAAVTVYDPRAIENSRALFPTLNYATSAIEACVGADVVLVLTEWKEFREIEPDLLAKHVRERRVLDGRNCLNPVRWRTAGWDYRGVGRP from the coding sequence TTGAGTAGTCGTATAGCCGTATTTGGAACCGGGTACCTGGGGGCAACGCACGCAGCCTGCATGGCAGAACTCGGTCACGACGTCGTCGGCGTAGATGTGGACGCGGCAAAAATCTCCAAGTTGGAGGCGGGCGAGGTTCCTTTCTATGAGCCTGGCCTCGAAGAAGTCCTGAAGCGCAATCTCTCTTCGGGTCGACTTCGTTTTACGTCCTCTTACAAGGACGCCGCCGAGCATGCAGATGTGCACTTCATCGGGGTAGGGACGCCCCAAAAAAAGGGTGAGTATGCAGCCGATTTGACGTATGTAGACGCTGTGGTCGAACAACTTGCGCCTCTGCTTACTAAGCCAGCAGTGATATACGGAAAGTCTACTGTTCCGGTTGGTACGGCTCAGCGACTGGGCGAACTCGCACGTCGGCTCGCACCTGTAGGCGACGAGGTCGAGGTTGCTTGGAACCCCGAGTTCTTGCGGGAGGGATACGCAGTTGAGGACACGCTGCACCCCGACCGCTTAGTTCTTGGAGTCGATCCCAAACGACCTGGACGTGCGGAATCAGTTGCACGTGAGGTGTACGCGCAACTTCTCGACGAGGAAATACCCTTCCTGGTTACAGACCTCCCGACTGCCGAACTGGTTAAGACCGCGGCGAACGCGTTTCTCGCTACAAAAATCTCCTTCATCAATGCTATGGCTGAGGTATGCGACGCCGCAGGAGCCGATGTAACTGTCCTCGCCGATGCGATCGGTCGAGACGCGCGAATCGGACGCCGGTTCCTCAACGCCGGCATCGGTTTCGGAGGCGGATGTCTTCCTAAAGACATTCGGGCCTTCATGGCGCGTGCCGGTGAGTTGGGAGCCGACCAGGCGCTCACCTTCCTTCGCGAAGTCGACAACATCAATATGCGCCGTCGTACCCAGATGGTCGAACACGTCCGAGAAGCTGTAGGCGGATCCCTCTTGGGAACACGAGTGGCCGTCCTTGGAGCCGCATTCAAGCCGGACTCCGATGACGTCCGCGACTCCCCAGCGTTGAACGTCGCCGGCCAGATCCAGCTGCAGGGCGCGGCCGTTACAGTTTACGACCCGCGCGCCATTGAAAACTCCAGAGCACTCTTTCCGACGTTGAATTACGCGACAAGCGCAATAGAAGCCTGCGTGGGTGCGGACGTGGTGTTGGTCCTCACCGAGTGGAAAGAGTTCCGGGAAATCGAGCCGGACTTGCTGGCGAAGCACGTTCGAGAGAGGCGCGTACTGGATGGACGAAATTGTTTGAATCCAGTTCGTTGGAGGACGGCAGGCTGGGACTACCGAGGTGTTGGTCGCCCGTAG
- a CDS encoding glycosyltransferase, translating into MRVAILVPSLGGGGAEFVAREWARWLNTTGVDARLVVCGPVDPLLRPDGVQVHSIPDKGFIRRLLAVRRYAASSRVDIILGLMPYFNLLALISQFGRVGGRARVVISGRNVEVPLRKIFGIKFRAIQAIAKICYPFADAYIAISHTVAAEAAALYRIEPKNIYVVPNPATAKVDVRAAHATIKCSRDTLAPQHSLNLVVPARLVEQKRPHIPVLVASEITKHFEHVEVHFFGIGPLESEIQQLAQGCSVSVKFHGWVEAWFEECPPNSVVLLASLAEGFGNVLVEAASVGIPSVVSSRCLGSSDAIVPGLTGELCAGDSVNDYAEAVLAVADLTMNGAESAWLSRFTLESSGNRVLRVLRDVYKKGVRSEIVPLAVELADRSE; encoded by the coding sequence ATGAGGGTCGCCATACTCGTCCCAAGCCTCGGCGGTGGAGGCGCCGAGTTCGTTGCTCGCGAATGGGCCAGGTGGTTAAACACTACGGGAGTCGACGCGCGACTTGTAGTGTGCGGACCCGTCGACCCTCTGCTCCGTCCTGACGGAGTACAGGTGCACTCCATTCCCGACAAGGGGTTCATTCGCCGGCTTCTCGCGGTCCGTCGATATGCGGCGTCCTCGCGTGTAGATATCATTTTAGGGTTGATGCCGTACTTTAATTTATTGGCTCTAATTTCACAGTTCGGAAGAGTTGGCGGGCGTGCGCGTGTTGTAATTAGCGGTCGCAATGTCGAAGTTCCTCTACGTAAGATCTTCGGAATCAAGTTTCGTGCTATTCAGGCGATCGCAAAGATTTGCTACCCTTTTGCCGATGCATATATCGCAATTTCTCATACGGTTGCAGCAGAGGCAGCCGCGTTGTACCGGATAGAGCCAAAGAACATTTATGTCGTGCCGAATCCCGCCACAGCGAAGGTCGACGTGCGTGCCGCGCACGCAACTATTAAATGTTCGAGAGATACCTTAGCCCCTCAACATTCGCTCAACCTTGTCGTCCCTGCTCGACTCGTGGAGCAGAAGCGGCCCCATATACCCGTTCTGGTTGCTTCTGAAATTACCAAACATTTCGAGCACGTCGAAGTTCATTTCTTCGGCATCGGGCCTTTGGAATCAGAAATTCAACAGCTCGCGCAGGGTTGTTCGGTGTCGGTCAAGTTTCATGGGTGGGTAGAAGCCTGGTTTGAAGAATGCCCGCCAAATTCTGTCGTACTATTGGCGTCTCTGGCAGAAGGGTTTGGCAATGTCCTTGTCGAAGCCGCTTCGGTGGGGATTCCTTCCGTCGTGTCTTCCCGTTGCCTGGGTTCTTCTGACGCAATTGTCCCGGGATTGACTGGAGAGCTTTGCGCGGGCGACTCTGTGAATGACTATGCCGAGGCGGTTTTGGCAGTTGCAGATCTCACTATGAACGGGGCCGAGTCTGCATGGCTTTCGAGATTCACCTTGGAGTCTAGCGGAAACCGCGTACTCCGGGTGCTTCGCGACGTGTACAAAAAGGGTGTGAGGTCCGAAATTGTCCCTCTTGCGGTCGAGTTGGCGGACCGGAGTGAGTAA
- a CDS encoding serine O-acetyltransferase, giving the protein MDEDLKAHNLKRWGVTSPLRKPEVYYQRLMRRVEYFNSKSGPANRIFLFYARYRLQRFSIRTGISFPAGVSDMGLSIAHYGSIVVNAKARIGKYCRIHSATNIGTAGGGVPTIGDYVYIGPGAVIYGDITVGDSAVIGANAVVNRDVPPGVTVAGAPARVISARDSSYIVPIWFPNHRGRSSESQAQNISETVDESTAS; this is encoded by the coding sequence TTGGACGAAGACCTGAAGGCGCACAATCTCAAGCGTTGGGGAGTCACCTCGCCGCTTCGCAAGCCTGAGGTCTACTACCAACGATTGATGCGACGAGTTGAGTATTTTAACTCAAAGAGTGGTCCCGCCAATCGAATCTTCCTGTTCTATGCTCGCTATCGCCTACAGCGATTTTCAATTCGGACGGGAATTTCCTTCCCCGCGGGTGTGTCCGACATGGGGCTGTCGATTGCTCACTACGGAAGTATCGTCGTCAATGCCAAAGCGCGAATCGGAAAGTACTGTCGGATCCATTCCGCGACAAATATTGGTACTGCAGGTGGAGGCGTTCCGACGATCGGTGACTATGTTTACATCGGTCCCGGCGCTGTCATCTACGGGGACATCACGGTGGGGGATAGTGCGGTAATTGGAGCCAACGCGGTCGTGAATCGGGATGTTCCACCTGGGGTTACGGTCGCCGGGGCTCCCGCGCGGGTGATATCTGCACGGGATTCGTCCTACATTGTGCCTATCTGGTTTCCTAACCACCGCGGCCGTAGCAGTGAATCGCAAGCGCAGAACATCTCCGAAACCGTGGATGAGAGCACGGCATCATGA
- a CDS encoding lipopolysaccharide biosynthesis protein, which produces MNSIGNGPLARIVKSAGARAFVLPLSGGAALLITRLITSEYGPETYAVFSLAAALPFLIPMMDLGIGSAVTNAAAGLPGHSDSFNAVLRKAQRILISVGAALGAASLALGASGLWTTVLNLESSRELNWSIATAVLLIAISVPLSLGARILLGIRRNAFVVLIQGTTSVVNLAAVSILFVARAEPPVLIAVSTVGVLATNVLLNWVALRSPAVRAARADRKPSKRGHSTAIWSTAVPMVVVSIALPFTFQSDRIVLGWTSSLEQVAIYSGAAMVFLPVLSIVQVAGRSLWGDFAEARHSGRDVSKLFSQAVLLSTFLGIGGALGLVIFGPIIARWATSGIVDIPYALYFAFAGVVICQAIQQPAGMYLTDVSGLRFQAVTTVVTALASLVLSIYFASKHGAIGPVLATVVVLAFLHVVPCLLYSYMRIRNESVRRSQLAVVSVSDGSLGKLRG; this is translated from the coding sequence ATGAACAGTATCGGGAACGGGCCGCTTGCGCGTATCGTGAAGTCCGCAGGTGCGCGCGCGTTTGTACTGCCTTTATCGGGCGGAGCTGCGCTCCTTATTACGCGGCTGATAACTTCCGAATATGGTCCGGAAACTTATGCTGTATTCTCTCTCGCCGCTGCATTGCCCTTTCTAATTCCTATGATGGATCTTGGAATTGGGTCGGCTGTGACAAATGCCGCCGCAGGCTTGCCCGGCCATTCCGATTCTTTCAACGCCGTGCTCCGAAAGGCTCAACGAATTCTGATTTCGGTGGGCGCCGCACTTGGCGCCGCGAGTCTCGCGTTAGGAGCGTCCGGTTTATGGACTACCGTGCTCAATCTTGAGTCGAGCCGAGAACTCAACTGGTCGATTGCAACCGCAGTTCTTTTAATCGCGATTTCGGTACCGTTGTCGTTGGGCGCGCGCATTCTTCTTGGAATTAGACGGAACGCCTTCGTGGTCCTGATCCAGGGAACGACCTCGGTCGTAAATCTAGCCGCAGTGAGTATCTTGTTCGTGGCTCGGGCGGAACCGCCTGTCTTGATCGCGGTTTCCACAGTGGGCGTATTGGCGACAAACGTATTGCTGAATTGGGTTGCTTTGCGGTCGCCTGCAGTCCGGGCGGCACGAGCCGATAGAAAACCGTCTAAACGAGGGCATAGTACTGCAATTTGGTCAACGGCGGTACCAATGGTAGTAGTCTCGATCGCACTGCCGTTCACTTTCCAATCGGACCGAATTGTTCTCGGATGGACTTCGTCGCTTGAACAAGTGGCGATCTATTCGGGTGCTGCGATGGTCTTTCTTCCAGTTCTTTCAATTGTGCAAGTAGCTGGCCGATCGTTGTGGGGTGATTTTGCGGAAGCCCGTCATTCTGGACGGGATGTCAGCAAGTTGTTCAGTCAGGCGGTTCTTCTGAGTACTTTCCTGGGTATCGGTGGCGCACTTGGCTTGGTCATTTTTGGTCCCATCATCGCGAGGTGGGCGACGAGTGGCATAGTGGATATCCCGTACGCGCTCTACTTTGCATTTGCGGGTGTAGTGATTTGTCAGGCGATTCAGCAGCCTGCGGGTATGTATCTGACGGACGTTTCGGGTCTCCGGTTTCAGGCTGTAACGACGGTCGTGACGGCACTTGCGAGCCTCGTTCTATCGATCTATTTTGCTTCGAAGCACGGTGCGATCGGTCCGGTCCTTGCAACAGTGGTGGTTCTTGCGTTTCTACATGTCGTCCCGTGTTTGCTGTATTCGTACATGAGAATTCGCAACGAAAGTGTACGCCGTTCTCAGTTGGCTGTGGTGTCAGTAAGCGATGGATCGTTGGGTAAATTAAGGGGTTAA
- a CDS encoding glycosyltransferase yields MNEISGPHAALDRIIVEHVDPENLVPGGIDTCIHDLIKYGDGFQFGLVGITLNKQHRVGVWTKVELAGRQVDFMPVAHFDRSEASRSRVRVPHSMRLLCGVVKYNRRIPRVLLQAHRVETGFLLSYLRRSRFIQFIHNDSNGLTGAHSDSSWKGLGSVYRALEKRVLRRAAGIVVFNRTDGTRLLQARPDVHVAQTWFDPQVYQRANRVKWDGKRALRVCWVGRLESQKDPLLAVDTIFRLLKHVPSAELVMVGDGSMRDGVIGRAAELGVSGSVHLLGSQDRAMVAKVMSESDCLLMTSHYEGSPRVLVEAGGTGLPVVATKGADPDGALKVGFNGIAAEHRDPALLATGLIEACQYSEEDCCTAAEHRAAGPSVRRILSIGVA; encoded by the coding sequence ATGAATGAAATAAGCGGCCCGCACGCAGCCTTAGATCGGATCATTGTTGAACATGTAGATCCTGAGAATCTCGTACCGGGTGGTATCGACACGTGTATCCACGACCTTATCAAGTACGGTGATGGCTTTCAATTCGGATTGGTAGGCATCACGCTCAATAAACAGCATAGGGTCGGTGTGTGGACTAAGGTTGAGCTTGCTGGCCGGCAAGTAGACTTTATGCCTGTCGCCCACTTCGATCGGAGCGAGGCATCACGTAGCCGGGTTCGTGTTCCGCATTCGATGCGCCTGCTGTGTGGCGTTGTGAAGTATAACCGCAGGATCCCGCGAGTGCTTTTGCAAGCGCATAGGGTAGAGACGGGATTTCTTCTCTCCTACCTTCGGCGTAGCAGGTTTATCCAGTTCATTCATAATGATTCGAACGGCCTGACCGGTGCACATTCAGATTCCTCGTGGAAGGGACTCGGGTCGGTTTATCGGGCCCTTGAGAAACGCGTTCTTCGGCGTGCGGCAGGTATCGTGGTTTTTAATCGCACGGATGGAACGCGGCTGCTTCAAGCACGGCCTGATGTTCATGTTGCGCAGACTTGGTTCGATCCGCAGGTCTACCAGCGCGCTAATCGCGTTAAGTGGGATGGGAAACGTGCACTTCGTGTGTGCTGGGTCGGACGATTGGAGTCCCAGAAGGATCCCTTGTTGGCGGTCGATACTATCTTCCGGCTCTTGAAACATGTTCCGAGTGCTGAGTTGGTGATGGTTGGTGACGGGTCGATGCGCGATGGCGTAATCGGCCGTGCTGCAGAGCTAGGCGTGTCCGGATCAGTGCACCTACTTGGGAGCCAGGATCGGGCAATGGTTGCGAAAGTCATGAGTGAGTCCGATTGTCTCCTGATGACATCGCACTACGAGGGCTCTCCCCGCGTGTTGGTCGAGGCCGGCGGTACCGGACTGCCGGTGGTGGCGACGAAAGGTGCGGATCCGGATGGTGCGCTTAAGGTTGGTTTTAATGGTATTGCAGCGGAGCATCGAGACCCTGCTTTGCTCGCAACGGGCCTGATTGAGGCCTGCCAGTATTCGGAGGAAGACTGCTGTACGGCGGCTGAACATCGAGCAGCGGGACCATCGGTGAGGCGGATTCTCTCGATAGGGGTTGCATGA
- a CDS encoding WecB/TagA/CpsF family glycosyltransferase: MNSDSNAVMKDSYVRVGRVPFIATTADEACGDVIRWGLERKAISVRLSNAYCVAVASNDRSYAEVLNDEGVNFPDGRPVVWAMKARSRGRILAGHVRGPSLFRNVLDRGRSKNLKHFFLGATDETLEDLYRAACNEYPGISIAGMYSPQFGPVDSSFLEDVSNRINDADPDIVWVALGTPKQDFCTAALCRMVQRPCVGVGAAFDFVAGTISEAPRFFQKFGIEWLYRFASEPRRLWKRYVFGNVTFIRSALTESGN, translated from the coding sequence ATGAACAGCGACAGTAATGCCGTAATGAAGGACAGTTATGTCCGGGTGGGGAGAGTCCCCTTTATCGCGACCACCGCAGATGAAGCGTGCGGTGATGTAATTCGATGGGGGTTGGAACGTAAGGCGATATCGGTTCGGTTATCGAATGCTTACTGCGTGGCCGTGGCATCAAATGATCGGTCCTACGCCGAGGTGTTGAACGATGAAGGAGTCAATTTCCCGGACGGTCGACCGGTGGTATGGGCAATGAAGGCGAGATCGCGCGGTAGAATTCTCGCGGGCCACGTCCGTGGGCCGTCTCTGTTCCGCAATGTCCTCGATCGGGGCCGCTCTAAGAATCTGAAGCACTTTTTTCTTGGTGCAACCGATGAGACTTTGGAAGACCTTTACAGAGCGGCCTGTAATGAATATCCAGGCATTTCTATCGCGGGCATGTATTCCCCTCAGTTCGGGCCGGTGGATTCTTCATTTCTCGAAGATGTATCAAACCGGATTAACGATGCCGATCCCGATATCGTGTGGGTTGCGCTTGGGACTCCCAAACAAGATTTTTGTACGGCCGCGTTGTGCAGAATGGTCCAACGTCCATGCGTGGGGGTCGGTGCGGCATTTGATTTTGTTGCGGGAACTATTTCGGAGGCGCCTAGATTCTTTCAAAAGTTCGGCATCGAGTGGTTATACCGATTCGCCTCTGAGCCTCGCAGGTTGTGGAAGCGGTACGTGTTCGGCAACGTCACTTTTATTCGTTCGGCGCTGACCGAATCGGGTAACTGA
- a CDS encoding NAD-dependent epimerase/dehydratase family protein yields the protein MKAIVTGAAGFIGHTLVKRLLGEGYDVVGVDCFTDYYNTDIKRRNIDAIPDKNNFTLVEADLRTVDLRSLLSDAEVIFHQAGQPGVRKSWGNDFLHYTEMNINATQRLLEAAREVKKLKRLVYASSSSVYGDAEAYPTKETDLPRPVSPYGVSKLAAENLCSLYAKNFGIPVTSLRYFTVYGPGQRPDMAFTRFLRSAIDRSTISIFGDGTQIRDFTYVDDIVNANLMCSQAAEDPGSIYNVAGGSSASVNDVLKVIEEISKSPLNVEYVTSVVGDVKRTGGDIKSISSSVGWEPKVDLRSGLKRHWEWAQSVYRG from the coding sequence GTGAAGGCAATCGTCACCGGTGCAGCCGGCTTTATTGGTCACACTCTAGTGAAGCGCCTACTAGGTGAAGGCTATGACGTAGTCGGCGTGGACTGCTTTACTGACTATTACAACACCGATATTAAACGTCGCAATATTGATGCGATCCCCGACAAGAACAACTTTACCTTGGTAGAGGCAGACCTTCGCACCGTTGATTTGCGCAGTCTACTGTCCGATGCGGAGGTCATATTTCATCAAGCGGGCCAGCCTGGTGTAAGAAAATCTTGGGGTAATGACTTTCTGCACTATACCGAGATGAACATAAACGCAACGCAGCGATTGCTTGAAGCTGCACGTGAAGTCAAGAAGCTGAAGCGACTTGTGTACGCATCGTCTTCGTCGGTTTATGGAGACGCGGAAGCTTACCCGACAAAAGAGACGGACCTTCCGCGTCCTGTGAGTCCTTACGGTGTCAGCAAACTGGCGGCCGAAAATTTGTGCTCGTTGTACGCAAAGAATTTTGGAATTCCGGTCACTTCGCTTCGGTATTTCACAGTATACGGGCCGGGTCAACGGCCCGATATGGCCTTCACGCGATTTCTTCGTTCGGCTATCGATCGTTCGACCATCTCCATTTTTGGGGACGGAACCCAGATCCGAGATTTCACCTACGTGGACGACATTGTCAACGCTAATTTGATGTGCTCTCAAGCGGCAGAGGATCCGGGATCAATTTACAATGTTGCCGGAGGGTCAAGCGCCTCGGTTAACGACGTACTTAAGGTAATCGAGGAAATTTCAAAATCCCCTCTGAATGTCGAGTACGTGACCTCCGTGGTAGGTGATGTCAAGCGTACTGGCGGTGATATCAAGTCGATATCCTCGTCTGTGGGGTGGGAGCCGAAGGTAGATCTAAGAAGCGGACTCAAGCGTCATTGGGAATGGGCGCAGAGCGTCTACCGAGGCTAA
- a CDS encoding acyltransferase, translating into MGVVRTLKIQLIKRLKGGDVAARALGMKVGTDCRILSLEAGSEPWLVSIGDRVTVSSGVQFLTHDGSGWLYRDERGRRYRYARILVGSDVFIGNRSIIMPGVKVGDKSVIGAGSVVTKSVPSGSVVAGNPARFITTYDELMSRISKWTHHADVQGLDIRERSERALDREFLPYLQTARVDLPDHPVS; encoded by the coding sequence GTGGGCGTGGTACGCACCCTCAAAATCCAATTAATTAAACGGCTGAAGGGTGGCGACGTCGCAGCACGCGCCCTTGGCATGAAAGTCGGCACTGATTGTCGGATCCTCTCACTCGAGGCCGGTTCGGAACCGTGGCTCGTATCGATTGGTGACAGAGTCACCGTGAGCAGCGGAGTCCAATTTCTCACGCATGATGGCTCAGGTTGGCTATACCGAGACGAACGCGGACGTCGGTACCGCTACGCAAGGATCCTGGTTGGTAGCGACGTCTTTATCGGCAATCGCAGCATTATAATGCCGGGGGTGAAAGTTGGTGACAAGAGTGTCATCGGCGCTGGCTCAGTAGTAACCAAGTCTGTTCCCTCTGGATCTGTGGTAGCGGGAAATCCGGCCCGTTTCATCACCACGTATGACGAACTCATGTCACGAATTTCAAAGTGGACCCACCACGCTGATGTCCAAGGCTTAGATATTCGTGAACGGTCAGAGCGTGCACTGGACCGTGAGTTTCTTCCGTACTTGCAGACCGCACGCGTAGATCTGCCCGATCATCCCGTTAGTTGA
- a CDS encoding glycosyltransferase family 2 protein, with the protein MEDQLPCISIVTVVRNNLQGLITTAESIQRQKYNKIEHVIVDGASTDGTLDWLAAYKPNYRVSFISEPDNGIYDAMNKGINLASGDVVQFLNGGDELASDSVLNIVAQSYHESRWDWAYGQIRYVNGKYERIREYSFSPFSLKKLSMGLAFTPHPATFVKRSGIETMGGFRSEFGFSADQEMAVRLGKQASPSIIDTVITNYLIEGAHGASKPADTARRYARIRRANGLLVGGSRVLDAGFTIALATFWTARAQAGRLRQYTNR; encoded by the coding sequence ATGGAAGACCAGCTTCCTTGCATATCTATCGTCACCGTTGTCAGAAACAACCTTCAAGGCCTAATAACTACTGCGGAAAGTATTCAACGTCAAAAGTATAACAAAATCGAACACGTCATCGTCGACGGAGCGTCGACCGACGGGACGCTAGATTGGCTCGCTGCTTACAAACCGAACTACCGGGTCTCATTCATTAGCGAGCCGGACAACGGAATCTACGACGCGATGAACAAGGGTATAAACCTTGCGTCCGGCGACGTCGTCCAGTTCCTGAACGGTGGTGATGAGCTCGCATCTGATTCTGTTCTTAATATCGTGGCACAAAGTTACCATGAAAGTCGCTGGGACTGGGCGTATGGACAAATCCGGTACGTCAACGGGAAGTACGAACGGATTCGCGAATATAGTTTTTCTCCGTTTTCTTTGAAAAAGCTTTCAATGGGACTAGCATTCACTCCCCACCCTGCCACGTTTGTAAAAAGGTCGGGAATTGAGACGATGGGCGGATTCCGGTCCGAGTTTGGCTTCTCTGCGGACCAAGAAATGGCCGTACGGCTGGGAAAGCAAGCCTCACCAAGTATAATTGACACGGTCATTACCAACTATCTAATCGAAGGTGCGCATGGTGCGAGCAAGCCCGCGGATACCGCTCGGCGCTACGCTCGGATACGCCGGGCAAATGGGCTGCTGGTCGGCGGTTCACGTGTACTAGATGCTGGCTTTACAATTGCGCTTGCGACATTTTGGACGGCCCGGGCCCAAGCAGGCCGATTGCGGCAGTATACGAACCGATAA